Proteins found in one Maridesulfovibrio sp. genomic segment:
- a CDS encoding L-2-amino-thiazoline-4-carboxylic acid hydrolase: protein MKVQPVSQISRRLIEAELYGELYATMTDQFGQEKALQIITENLQRSALKAGRAFAAKVDDPNLEHFSTVVEMWKTENAIEVADISINENELTIKVVRCRYQESYRAMGLPEELCTLLSCSRDEPFAKGYSEHLSMVRETTLAQGGECCPFKFIWS, encoded by the coding sequence ATGAAAGTACAACCTGTATCACAAATTTCCCGGCGCCTCATCGAAGCGGAACTTTATGGCGAGCTTTACGCCACAATGACCGATCAATTCGGTCAGGAAAAGGCTTTACAGATCATAACTGAAAACCTGCAGAGATCAGCCCTTAAAGCTGGTCGGGCTTTCGCCGCAAAGGTTGATGATCCCAACCTTGAGCATTTCTCAACAGTAGTAGAAATGTGGAAAACAGAAAACGCCATCGAAGTTGCAGATATTTCCATCAACGAGAACGAATTGACCATAAAAGTAGTCCGCTGTCGTTATCAGGAATCATATCGCGCAATGGGGTTACCCGAAGAATTGTGCACTCTGTTATCCTGCTCACGAGACGAACCGTTCGCCAAAGGATACAGCGAGCACCTGAGCATGGTCCGTGAAACAACTCTCGCACAAGGCGGAGAATGCTGCCCTTTTAAATTTATCTGGAGCTAG
- the lolA gene encoding outer membrane lipoprotein chaperone LolA — protein sequence MRFRILILVISAVFLCGSVAAADELTTEIQKSYDSIKTFSADFTQTLTNAASKERDLRSGKIIFKQPSLLRWESVKPEQELLIVGDSIVWDYFPEDQLVLKYRTKQLFNSKTMIKFISGQAKLEEDFVVENQGDDNGLIKLKLLPIEPETGMVLAYVWVDPVKKMMQKVLVVDFYGNGNEVSMSNIQIDPEVNEAQFQFTPPEGVDVEDNTKNN from the coding sequence ATGCGATTCAGGATTTTAATACTTGTTATCTCGGCTGTTTTTTTGTGCGGCTCTGTTGCGGCTGCAGATGAGCTGACCACCGAGATTCAGAAATCATACGATTCTATTAAAACGTTCAGTGCCGATTTTACCCAGACTTTGACCAATGCCGCAAGCAAAGAACGGGACCTTCGTTCCGGTAAAATTATTTTTAAGCAGCCATCTCTGTTGCGTTGGGAATCCGTTAAGCCGGAGCAGGAACTGCTTATAGTCGGCGATTCCATTGTCTGGGACTATTTCCCTGAAGATCAATTGGTGCTGAAATACCGAACCAAACAGCTTTTTAATTCCAAAACCATGATCAAATTCATTTCCGGGCAGGCCAAGCTCGAAGAGGATTTTGTGGTTGAAAATCAGGGAGATGATAACGGGCTTATCAAGCTAAAGCTGCTCCCAATCGAACCCGAAACAGGCATGGTGTTGGCTTATGTCTGGGTTGATCCGGTGAAAAAGATGATGCAGAAGGTTCTGGTTGTCGATTTTTATGGAAATGGCAATGAGGTTTCCATGAGTAATATTCAGATTGATCCTGAAGTGAATGAAGCACAGTTTCAGTTCACTCCGCCTGAAGGCGTGGATGTGGAAGATAATACTAAAAACAATTAG